A stretch of Amycolatopsis balhimycina FH 1894 DNA encodes these proteins:
- a CDS encoding AfsR/SARP family transcriptional regulator, with translation MEFGLLGPIAIWHEGRQLALGSAQRRCVLAMLLLQPGQVVPMQRLREALWPGRHVPGTARNAIQGCVSQLRSTLAADPAIRLVHRQPGYLLDVDPQQIDLCRFRDLVAAAKETADDQAQAELLGRALSHWRGEPLAGVEDSTITAAVRSALTDERLDAEEQWVEARLRLGHHREVTGELTVLVAAHPLRERLRGLHMLALFQSGRHAEALRAFADARSVLVDELGIEPGPELQRLQQRILAADRTLLKSPQPREPLAPVPRQLPAPPGLLAGRDEELAALRAAVAGPRGTGVVTVEGAAGTGKTALSVHFGHESADAFPDGQLHLDLHGHTGPGPLPGAEALARLLRGLGRPPAPGATSEQELGAAYRSALVGKRMLILLDDARDADQVLPLLPGAAGCLVLVTGRAGLAAVDAGLRLRPAPLAEPAALAILAHWAGADRVAAEPAAAAAIVAACTGLPLALRIAGARLAARPGLPISALTSRLTDPHRRLDELRAGSHSVRAAFSASLRVLDAGDEADRLAARAFRHAGDGTVPGMSAADTHAAAERLVDHHLLEPAGPGRYRMPELLRLYAAELGGAVPLAEPPPESPEGPR, from the coding sequence ATGGAATTCGGGCTGTTGGGTCCGATCGCGATCTGGCACGAGGGACGCCAGCTGGCGCTGGGCAGCGCGCAGCGCCGCTGCGTGCTGGCCATGCTGCTGCTGCAGCCCGGCCAGGTGGTGCCCATGCAACGGCTGCGCGAGGCGCTGTGGCCGGGCAGGCACGTGCCGGGAACCGCCAGGAACGCCATCCAGGGCTGTGTGTCACAGCTGCGGAGCACTCTGGCCGCGGATCCCGCGATCCGGCTCGTCCACCGCCAGCCCGGCTACCTGCTCGACGTCGATCCGCAGCAGATCGACCTGTGCCGCTTCCGGGACCTGGTGGCCGCCGCGAAGGAGACCGCCGACGACCAGGCCCAGGCCGAGCTGCTCGGCCGGGCGCTCAGCCACTGGCGCGGCGAACCGCTGGCCGGCGTCGAGGACTCGACCATCACCGCGGCCGTCCGCTCCGCGCTCACCGACGAGCGGCTCGACGCCGAGGAGCAGTGGGTCGAGGCGCGGCTGCGGCTGGGGCACCACCGCGAGGTCACCGGCGAGCTGACCGTGCTGGTGGCCGCGCACCCGCTCCGGGAACGCCTGCGCGGGCTGCACATGCTCGCGTTGTTCCAGTCCGGCCGGCACGCCGAAGCACTGCGTGCCTTCGCCGATGCCCGGTCGGTGCTCGTGGACGAGCTGGGCATCGAGCCCGGCCCGGAGCTGCAGCGCCTGCAGCAGCGCATCCTCGCCGCCGACCGGACGCTGCTGAAGTCCCCGCAGCCACGGGAACCGCTCGCGCCGGTGCCACGGCAGCTGCCCGCGCCACCGGGTCTGCTGGCCGGCCGGGACGAGGAGCTCGCCGCACTGCGCGCGGCCGTCGCCGGCCCGCGGGGCACGGGTGTGGTCACCGTCGAAGGCGCCGCGGGCACCGGGAAGACCGCTCTTTCCGTCCATTTCGGACACGAGAGCGCCGACGCGTTCCCCGACGGCCAGCTGCACCTCGACCTGCACGGGCACACCGGCCCCGGTCCCCTGCCGGGCGCCGAGGCGCTCGCCCGGCTGCTGCGGGGGCTCGGCCGCCCGCCCGCCCCCGGAGCCACCAGCGAACAGGAGCTCGGCGCCGCCTACCGGTCCGCGCTCGTCGGCAAGCGGATGCTGATCCTGCTGGACGACGCCCGCGACGCCGACCAGGTCCTCCCGCTGCTGCCGGGCGCGGCGGGGTGCCTCGTGCTGGTCACCGGCCGGGCCGGGCTCGCCGCGGTGGACGCCGGCCTCCGGCTGCGTCCCGCCCCGCTGGCGGAGCCCGCGGCACTGGCGATACTGGCCCACTGGGCGGGCGCGGACCGGGTAGCGGCCGAGCCTGCCGCGGCCGCCGCCATCGTGGCCGCGTGCACCGGGCTGCCGCTGGCGCTGCGGATCGCCGGCGCCCGCCTGGCCGCCCGGCCCGGCCTCCCGATCTCGGCGCTCACCAGCAGGCTCACCGACCCCCACCGCCGGCTCGACGAGCTGCGGGCCGGTTCGCACTCGGTCCGCGCCGCGTTCTCCGCGAGCCTGCGGGTCCTCGACGCCGGTGACGAGGCGGACCGGCTCGCCGCGCGGGCGTTCCGCCACGCCGGCGACGGCACGGTGCCCGGGATGTCCGCGGCGGACACCCACGCCGCGGCCGAGCGGCTCGTCGACCACCACCTGCTGGAGCCGGCGGGCCCCGGCCGGTACCGGATGCCGGAGCTGCTCCGGCTCTACGCCGCCGAACTCGGCGGCGCCGTACCCCTAGCTGAGCCCCCACCCGAATCCCCGGAGGGACCCCGATGA